From a single Chlorocebus sabaeus isolate Y175 chromosome X, mChlSab1.0.hap1, whole genome shotgun sequence genomic region:
- the LOC103232265 gene encoding TLR adapter interacting with SLC15A4 on the lysosome-like, translated as MLGEAFLIDLLYKEQKYAKFCKPFMCKKTEKETWKKKILDREENSLSSAEMENQETARKESVTEQNDDTDQIKSVDETTVAKCKGICLPGNVSVALPISKREQLDQRQPDLCRSWLCMSICHNYPDLQIGGDDMKNICDSDCFMEHTHNDVFNGPLLFSVGMPLGHSPVIGPLETLPTSKLLNGDESQEKSMLFQKQPLSNSMLNTYMERKVDELYKQLLEENLTRCHSITNLMASNLLMNNVNYTSLQTSQEQNVELWKDQEAILHSLPLCNLCNRSHGKSSEFSTPNLQISNQTVRELL; from the coding sequence ATGCTTGGAGAAGCTTTCTTAATTGATCTTCTatacaaagaacagaaatatgCAAAATTTTGCAAACCATTTATGTGTAAGAAGACTGAAAAGGAAACTTGGAAAAAGAAGATTTTAGATAGAGAAGAAAATTCACTTTCCTCTGCTGAGATGGAAAATCAAGAAACAGCTAGGAAAGAAAGTGTAACAGAGCAAAATGATGATACAGATCAAATAAAATCTGTGGATGAAACAACCGTAGCAAAATGCAAAGGTATATGTCTTCCAGGAAATGTGTCAGTTGCATTGCCCATTTCAAAGAGAGAACAACTTGATCAAAGACAACCAGATTTATGTAGATCATGGTTGTGTATGAGTATTTGCCACAATTATCCTGACCTACAGATTGGAGGTGACGACATGAAGAACATATGTGATTCAGACTGCTTTATGGAACACACACATAATGATGTTTTTAATGGtccccttttattttcagttggtATGCCACTGGGTCATTCTCCTGTCATTGGGCCTCTAGAGACATTACCTACCTCAAAATTATTGAACGGGGATGAAAGCCAAGAAAAAAGTATGTTGTTTCAAAAACAGCCCCTCTCTAATTCTATGCTTAATACTTATATGGAAAGAAAGGTGGACGAGCTCTATAAACAATTATTGGAAGAAAATCTCACCAGATGCCACTCTATAACCAATCTTATGGCTTCCAATTTGCTAATGAATAATGTAAATTACACCAGCCTTCAAACCTCTCAAGAGCAGAACGTTGAATTATGGAAAGATCAGGAAGCTATCCTACACTCTCTACCACTATGTAATCTCTGTAACCGTTCTCATGGAAAGAGTTCTGAATTCAGTACTCCTAACTTACAAATATCAAACCAGACAGTTAGGGAACTTCTATGA